A section of the Microbacterium forte genome encodes:
- a CDS encoding AI-2E family transporter, translating to MSEEQRPRLRDLFRPRPVSLDRTVTTEADEAVPRGLRVTAAYSWRILLIAAVVAGFIWLVIELKLLVIPLMVGILITALLWPGFQWMLRHRFPRWLAVALSIIGTLAIVSLLMWLVIWQVRAQLPDVQERSAQAVDEFRQFLLTGPLHLSDSQIQGYIDQALQVVNEQTQTLLNGALAVGTTAAHVVTGAVLSLFILICLLADGRGIWEWTLRLFPRAARPAADAAASNGFATIVNYARTQLLVAAIDAVGIGVGAALLGVPLAIPVAVLVFLGSFVPIVGAVVTGAIAVLLALVYNGPWIALAMLAVVLGVQQLEGHILQPILMGSAVKVHPLAVVLVVAGGSMVGGIPGALFAVPLAAFVNVAAVTVSTGAWRTGDKPNADLIWSTVPRERTRRNR from the coding sequence ATGAGCGAAGAGCAGCGTCCGCGGCTGAGAGACCTCTTCCGTCCGCGCCCCGTCTCCCTTGATCGCACGGTGACCACCGAGGCCGACGAGGCGGTCCCCCGAGGGCTGCGCGTCACGGCGGCATACTCGTGGCGGATTCTGCTGATCGCCGCGGTGGTCGCCGGATTCATCTGGCTCGTCATCGAGCTGAAGCTCCTGGTGATCCCGCTCATGGTCGGCATCCTGATCACGGCCCTGCTGTGGCCGGGATTCCAGTGGATGCTGCGCCACCGCTTCCCGCGGTGGCTGGCCGTCGCCCTCTCGATCATCGGCACGCTCGCGATCGTGTCCCTGCTCATGTGGCTCGTGATCTGGCAGGTCCGTGCGCAGCTGCCCGACGTGCAGGAGCGCAGTGCGCAGGCGGTCGACGAGTTCCGTCAGTTCCTGCTCACCGGACCGCTGCACCTCAGCGACTCGCAGATCCAGGGATACATCGACCAGGCCCTCCAGGTCGTCAACGAGCAGACTCAGACGCTCTTGAACGGTGCGCTGGCAGTCGGCACGACCGCGGCGCACGTCGTGACCGGTGCGGTCCTCTCGCTCTTCATCCTGATCTGCCTGCTCGCCGACGGCCGGGGCATCTGGGAGTGGACGCTGCGCCTCTTCCCGCGCGCTGCGCGCCCCGCCGCCGACGCCGCCGCGAGCAACGGCTTCGCGACGATCGTCAACTACGCCCGAACCCAGTTGCTCGTCGCCGCGATCGATGCGGTCGGCATCGGCGTCGGCGCCGCTCTGCTCGGCGTGCCGCTGGCGATCCCCGTCGCCGTGCTCGTCTTCCTCGGTTCGTTCGTGCCGATCGTCGGTGCCGTCGTGACCGGCGCGATCGCCGTACTGCTCGCGCTGGTCTACAACGGCCCCTGGATCGCGCTCGCGATGCTGGCCGTCGTGCTCGGCGTGCAGCAGCTCGAGGGTCACATCCTGCAGCCGATCCTCATGGGCTCGGCAGTGAAGGTGCATCCGCTCGCCGTCGTCCTGGTGGTCGCCGGGGGCTCGATGGTCGGCGGCATCCCCGGCGCGCTGTTCGCGGTGCCTCTCGCGGCCTTCGTCAATGTCGCCGCGGTGACAGTCAGCACCGGCGCCTGGCGCACCGGCGATAAACCGAACGCAGACCTTATCTGGAGCACAGTGCCGCGCGAGCGCACACGGAGGAATCGATGA
- a CDS encoding NAD(P)/FAD-dependent oxidoreductase, producing the protein MPKILIVGGGYAGFYTAWKLEKHLRKGEADVTMVDPLPYMTYQPFLPEVAAGSIEARHSVVAHRRHLKRTNVLTAKVTGINHAEKVATITPPVGEPYEFSYDQIVVTAGAVSRTFPIPGIADNAIGLKTIEEAVAIRDRLMSNFDKAASLPAGPARDRLLSVVVVGGGFAGIEVFAELRSLASSLVGKYPQISFEDTHFHLIEAMGRIMPEVSLPTSEWVLKDLAKRGANVHLDTQLTSAVDGNVELSTGEVIPTDLIVWTAGVMANPTVVRGGDLPIEERGRIQTRADLRVGTPEAFVEGAWAAGDVSAVPDLSGGGVGGFCVPNAQHAVRQAKLLAKNLVAVLRGEDPKEYFHKNLGAVAGLGLYNGVFQSGKIALKGFVAWVAHRGYHGLAMPTWERKFRVVWGWWNNLWLGRDLVNLETVQNPRYVFEEFAARPRPAADAPAPAVTAPAAQATASDKAADEKPAGQKTAATKPAAKKTAATAAAK; encoded by the coding sequence GTGCCCAAGATTCTGATCGTCGGTGGAGGCTATGCAGGCTTCTACACGGCGTGGAAGCTGGAGAAGCACCTTCGCAAGGGTGAAGCAGACGTCACCATGGTCGACCCGCTGCCGTACATGACGTACCAGCCGTTCCTTCCCGAGGTCGCCGCCGGCTCGATCGAAGCCCGCCACTCGGTGGTCGCGCACCGTCGTCACCTCAAGCGAACGAACGTGCTCACCGCCAAGGTGACGGGCATCAACCACGCTGAGAAGGTCGCGACGATCACCCCTCCGGTGGGAGAGCCGTACGAGTTCTCGTACGACCAGATCGTGGTGACCGCTGGCGCGGTCTCCCGCACCTTCCCGATCCCCGGCATCGCCGACAACGCGATCGGTCTGAAGACCATCGAAGAGGCCGTCGCGATCCGCGATCGCCTGATGTCGAACTTCGACAAGGCGGCCTCGCTGCCCGCCGGACCCGCGCGCGATCGTCTGCTCTCGGTCGTCGTCGTCGGTGGTGGCTTCGCCGGCATCGAGGTCTTCGCAGAGCTCCGTTCGCTCGCGTCGTCGCTCGTGGGCAAGTACCCGCAGATCAGCTTCGAAGACACGCACTTCCACCTCATCGAGGCGATGGGCCGCATCATGCCCGAGGTGTCGCTGCCGACGAGCGAGTGGGTCCTCAAGGACCTGGCGAAGCGAGGCGCCAACGTGCACCTCGACACGCAGCTCACCAGCGCCGTCGACGGCAACGTCGAGCTGTCGACCGGCGAGGTCATCCCCACCGACCTGATCGTCTGGACCGCCGGTGTCATGGCGAACCCGACCGTCGTGCGCGGCGGCGATCTGCCGATCGAAGAGCGCGGCCGCATCCAGACCCGCGCAGACCTCCGTGTCGGCACGCCCGAGGCCTTCGTCGAGGGCGCCTGGGCCGCCGGTGACGTCTCGGCCGTTCCCGACCTCTCGGGTGGTGGCGTCGGCGGCTTCTGCGTGCCGAACGCGCAGCACGCCGTGCGTCAGGCGAAGCTCCTCGCGAAGAACCTCGTCGCCGTGCTGCGTGGTGAGGACCCCAAGGAGTACTTCCACAAGAACCTCGGTGCCGTCGCCGGCCTCGGGCTCTACAACGGTGTCTTCCAGTCCGGCAAGATCGCGCTCAAGGGCTTCGTCGCCTGGGTCGCGCACCGTGGCTACCACGGTCTCGCGATGCCGACGTGGGAGCGCAAGTTCCGCGTGGTCTGGGGCTGGTGGAACAACCTGTGGCTCGGCCGCGACCTGGTGAACCTCGAGACGGTGCAGAACCCGCGCTACGTCTTCGAGGAGTTCGCTGCACGCCCGCGTCCGGCCGCTGACGCTCCGGCTCCCGCCGTCACGGCTCCGGCCGCTCAGGCGACCGCCTCCGACAAGGCCGCCGACGAGAAGCCGGCAGGTCAGAAGACCGCCGCCACGAAGCCGGCTGCGAAGAAGACCGCTGCGACGGCTGCCGCCAAGTAG
- a CDS encoding LemA family protein: MEWLVPVLIVVGVILLIGIYLWATYNSLVQLNVRVDEAWSGITVQLKRRADLIPNLIETVKGYASHEKAVFENVTRARAETLSAGSPGEAGIAEGHLQQALRSLFAVAEAYPQLQASQNFLQVQQALVDTEDKIQAARRFYNGGVRELNTKIKVFPNNLFAKGLGFTEREFFEVADSGAISEPPRVQF, encoded by the coding sequence ATGGAATGGCTCGTGCCGGTACTGATCGTCGTCGGTGTGATTCTGCTCATCGGAATCTACCTCTGGGCGACCTACAACTCGCTGGTGCAGCTGAACGTCCGCGTCGACGAGGCGTGGAGTGGCATCACGGTCCAACTGAAGCGCAGGGCAGATCTGATACCCAACCTCATCGAGACGGTCAAGGGTTACGCCTCGCATGAGAAGGCGGTCTTCGAGAACGTCACTCGTGCGCGAGCGGAGACGCTCTCGGCCGGCAGCCCGGGTGAGGCGGGAATCGCAGAGGGGCACCTCCAGCAGGCGCTTCGCAGCCTCTTCGCGGTCGCGGAGGCCTATCCGCAGCTGCAGGCGAGCCAGAACTTCCTGCAGGTGCAGCAGGCCCTCGTCGACACCGAAGACAAGATCCAGGCCGCGCGCCGCTTCTACAACGGCGGCGTCCGCGAGCTGAACACGAAGATCAAGGTCTTCCCGAACAACCTCTTCGCGAAGGGGCTCGGATTCACCGAGCGCGAGTTCTTCGAGGTCGCCGACAGCGGCGCGATCTCCGAGCCGCCGCGCGTGCAGTTCTGA
- the ilvA gene encoding threonine ammonia-lyase, with product MSAVPSLTEFENAAQSLAEVITRTPTLPSRALSDVLGAPVVLKMENLQRTGSFKIRGSAYRLSQLSAEERSRGVVAASAGNHAQGVALAAQTLGIQATIFVPLGIPVPKLLATRSYGAEVVLEGETVATSLRLAAEFAERTGAVIIHPFDHRDVVIGQGTLGLELLEDAPDVDTIVLGIGGGGLIAGVAAAVKAKAAELGRSVRIIGVQAENAAAMIPSLEAGYPVDIETKPTIADGILVARPGAIPFEIIKDLVDEVVTVTDDDLARAILVLLEQSKVIAEPAGAVGVAAILAGKVKASGTTMAVVSGGNIDPLLLQRVVSHGLAASGRYLTIRIPLPDRPGQLARVSELIAQAGANVIEAMHTRHGHGLQISEVFLELSVETRGAEHSEHTLDTLRRAGFQPIVVPD from the coding sequence ATGAGCGCAGTCCCCAGCCTGACCGAGTTCGAGAACGCCGCTCAGAGTCTGGCTGAGGTGATCACGCGAACGCCGACCCTGCCCTCGCGCGCCCTGTCGGACGTGCTCGGCGCACCGGTGGTGCTCAAGATGGAGAACCTGCAGCGAACGGGATCCTTCAAGATCCGTGGTTCGGCATACCGCCTCTCGCAGCTGAGCGCCGAGGAGCGTTCGCGCGGCGTGGTCGCAGCGTCCGCCGGAAACCATGCACAGGGCGTCGCCCTCGCGGCCCAGACGCTCGGAATCCAGGCGACCATCTTCGTGCCCCTGGGCATTCCCGTGCCCAAGCTGCTGGCGACGAGGAGCTACGGTGCCGAGGTCGTGCTCGAGGGAGAGACCGTGGCGACCTCGCTGCGACTCGCCGCTGAGTTCGCCGAGCGCACGGGGGCAGTGATCATCCATCCGTTCGACCACCGCGACGTCGTCATCGGGCAGGGCACACTCGGACTCGAGCTGCTCGAGGACGCTCCCGATGTCGACACGATCGTGCTGGGAATCGGCGGCGGGGGCCTCATCGCCGGCGTCGCGGCCGCGGTGAAGGCCAAGGCTGCCGAACTCGGGCGCTCGGTGCGCATCATCGGCGTACAGGCCGAGAACGCCGCGGCGATGATCCCTTCGCTGGAGGCCGGGTACCCCGTCGACATCGAGACGAAGCCGACGATCGCCGACGGAATCCTGGTCGCGCGACCGGGGGCCATACCGTTCGAGATCATCAAGGACCTCGTCGACGAGGTCGTCACCGTGACCGACGACGACCTGGCGCGCGCCATTCTGGTTCTTCTCGAGCAGTCCAAGGTGATCGCGGAGCCCGCCGGAGCGGTGGGTGTCGCCGCGATCCTCGCCGGCAAGGTGAAGGCGAGCGGCACGACCATGGCCGTCGTCTCCGGAGGCAACATCGACCCGCTGCTGCTGCAACGTGTCGTCTCCCACGGCCTCGCGGCCTCGGGCCGTTATCTCACGATCCGCATCCCGCTGCCCGATCGCCCCGGTCAGCTCGCGCGAGTCTCGGAGCTCATCGCCCAGGCGGGAGCCAACGTCATCGAGGCCATGCACACCCGGCACGGGCACGGCCTGCAGATCAGCGAGGTGTTCCTCGAGCTCAGCGTCGAGACGCGCGGTGCCGAGCACTCCGAGCACACCCTGGACACGCTCCGTCGCGCCGGCTTCCAGCCGATCGTCGTGCCGGACTGA
- a CDS encoding winged helix-turn-helix domain-containing protein: MTDTLSAAQARRIALAAQGFSRARPASVSARHIHHVMDRLGVLQIDSVNVFARSHYMPLFSRLGAYEPALFDRVFHSRTTHYVEYMAHEATFIPIEDWPLWRFRMDHFRARWAAPDSWMSTNTRTLRWVQDELRARGPLRPADLRDDAPRERGTWWDWDDVKLALEHLWRTGDVAISGRKGFERTYALAEQVIPDAILSQHVPREDAIRELTRRAARSSGVATQSDLADYHRIRDRAAVSQSIADLVDSGEILAVSVRGWDRGGRPLPSWRHRDAVLPRRIDAAALLTPFDPVVWFRDRALRAFELDYRIEIYVPAEKRRYGYYSLPVLVGDRIVARVDLKADRATSTLQVQSAWWEPQGQPGADAEKIAAELALAAAWQGLAHVSVSRWGTASEALHAALSGRADASVRRHVHAREASE; encoded by the coding sequence GTGACCGACACCCTCAGCGCCGCCCAGGCCCGTCGCATCGCGCTCGCCGCGCAGGGCTTCTCTCGTGCACGCCCGGCTTCGGTGTCGGCCCGGCACATCCACCACGTCATGGATCGTCTCGGCGTGCTGCAGATCGACTCGGTCAACGTGTTCGCACGGTCGCACTACATGCCGCTGTTCTCGCGCCTGGGTGCCTACGAACCGGCGCTCTTCGATCGCGTCTTCCATTCGCGCACGACCCATTACGTCGAGTACATGGCTCACGAGGCGACGTTCATCCCCATCGAGGACTGGCCTCTGTGGCGATTCCGCATGGATCACTTCCGCGCCAGATGGGCGGCGCCCGACTCCTGGATGAGCACCAACACGCGCACTCTCCGCTGGGTGCAGGACGAGCTCCGAGCCAGGGGGCCGCTGCGACCGGCCGACCTCCGCGACGACGCTCCTCGCGAGCGTGGCACATGGTGGGATTGGGATGACGTGAAGCTCGCCCTCGAGCACCTGTGGCGCACCGGCGACGTGGCGATCAGCGGTCGAAAGGGCTTCGAGCGCACGTACGCGCTCGCCGAGCAGGTGATCCCCGACGCCATCCTGTCGCAGCACGTGCCCCGGGAGGACGCGATCCGCGAGCTCACCCGGCGCGCGGCACGATCGTCGGGGGTCGCGACCCAGTCGGACCTCGCGGACTACCACCGCATCCGCGACCGAGCGGCGGTGTCGCAGTCGATCGCGGATCTGGTCGACTCAGGCGAGATCCTCGCGGTCTCCGTGCGCGGCTGGGACCGCGGCGGTCGTCCGCTGCCCAGCTGGAGGCACCGCGACGCCGTGCTGCCGCGCAGGATCGACGCCGCCGCGCTCCTGACACCTTTCGATCCCGTGGTCTGGTTCCGTGACAGGGCTCTGCGCGCCTTCGAGCTCGATTACCGGATCGAGATCTACGTTCCTGCCGAGAAGCGGCGATACGGGTACTACTCGCTGCCCGTGCTCGTCGGCGACCGCATCGTGGCGCGTGTCGATCTCAAGGCCGACCGCGCGACGTCGACGCTCCAGGTGCAATCGGCCTGGTGGGAGCCTCAGGGCCAGCCGGGCGCGGATGCCGAGAAGATCGCCGCTGAGCTCGCCCTTGCGGCGGCATGGCAGGGGCTGGCGCACGTCTCCGTCTCGCGCTGGGGCACCGCGTCCGAGGCTCTGCATGCGGCGCTGTCCGGTCGCGCAGACGCATCCGTGCGTCGCCATGTGCACGCCAGAGAGGCATCCGAGTGA
- a CDS encoding cation-transporting ATPase encodes MGKLNRLLGMAARALDLDENGSRTDRTGSQAATPSSPVGRQAGTDRYSPPPARPSGRDPYSPPAAGARGAAGARGAAGAVSDADRAAIARYDYLLETADPHRVEQIHREAFARLTPAQRAQVQERMNAELAPGERPASASADDLARAAGRSEAARPGRMRGILSRVRGFGAAGAVGGAAVGALGVVAVGAVGSAVAAPLLEQAAGLGVDFDALAQGVDVEAIASGLGGEELAGAAEGVLGSAGETVSGLGDTASEWGQRLGDLGIPGIGDLFGR; translated from the coding sequence ATGGGAAAACTCAACCGACTGCTCGGGATGGCCGCTCGCGCCCTCGATCTCGACGAGAACGGATCCCGCACGGATCGCACCGGTTCGCAGGCAGCGACGCCGTCTTCACCGGTCGGGCGTCAGGCCGGAACCGATCGCTACTCGCCCCCGCCCGCGCGTCCGTCGGGCCGGGATCCCTACTCGCCGCCTGCGGCCGGCGCGCGCGGTGCAGCCGGTGCGCGCGGTGCGGCCGGTGCGGTGTCGGATGCCGACCGGGCAGCCATCGCGCGGTACGACTACCTGCTCGAGACTGCCGATCCGCACCGCGTGGAGCAGATCCATCGCGAGGCCTTCGCGCGCCTGACTCCCGCGCAGCGGGCGCAGGTGCAGGAGCGCATGAACGCAGAACTCGCTCCGGGCGAGCGCCCGGCATCGGCATCGGCCGATGATCTCGCCCGCGCCGCCGGTCGGTCCGAGGCGGCCCGTCCGGGGCGCATGCGCGGCATCCTCTCGCGCGTGCGCGGGTTCGGTGCTGCCGGTGCGGTCGGCGGAGCCGCGGTGGGCGCGCTGGGGGTCGTCGCGGTGGGCGCGGTCGGCAGTGCCGTCGCCGCTCCTCTCCTCGAGCAGGCTGCCGGTCTCGGAGTCGACTTCGACGCCCTCGCTCAGGGCGTCGACGTCGAGGCGATCGCGAGCGGCCTCGGCGGCGAGGAGCTTGCGGGAGCGGCGGAAGGGGTTCTCGGGTCGGCGGGCGAGACCGTCTCGGGCCTCGGCGACACGGCGAGCGAATGGGGACAGCGGCTCGGTGATCTCGGCATTCCGGGCATCGGCGATCTGTTCGGTCGATGA
- a CDS encoding alanine racemase, translated as MLDLTADLSPDQERNAVSPEWRDPSRYWPRLSAATGHLPAPVAVIDREALRYNALDLLVRAGGLPIRVASKSVRVRSVLDAVLQLPGFRGILAFTLAEALWLAETHDDIVVGYPTVDRAGLAQLFESEEAAQRITLMVDDPSHLDIIDSVAPAGSRPDIRVAVDADASLRSVALGHIGVRRSALFTAGEVAAFARKIVRRPGFRLVGLQMYEAQIAGQGDNAGADAPVIRLMQARSRSELRERRAAIVGALSEVASLEFLNGGGTGSLEFTGSDESLTEASAGSGLLGGHLFDGYRSFRPAPASAFAFDVVRRPAADIATVLGGGWIASGPAVASRQPLPVWPQGLRTLSREAAGEVQTPLQGREAERLGVGDRVWFRHAKSGEPAERIDSYQLVSGDEIVDELPTYRGEGKAFL; from the coding sequence GTGCTCGACCTCACCGCCGATCTGAGCCCCGATCAGGAACGAAACGCCGTTTCCCCCGAGTGGCGCGACCCGTCACGATACTGGCCGCGCCTGTCTGCGGCGACCGGCCATCTGCCGGCTCCCGTGGCGGTGATCGATCGAGAAGCTCTGCGCTACAACGCCCTGGATCTGCTGGTTCGCGCGGGCGGACTGCCGATCCGCGTCGCGTCGAAGTCCGTGCGGGTGCGCTCGGTGCTCGACGCCGTGCTGCAGCTGCCCGGGTTCAGAGGAATCCTCGCCTTCACGCTGGCCGAGGCTCTGTGGCTCGCCGAGACGCACGATGACATCGTCGTCGGCTATCCGACGGTCGACCGCGCGGGACTCGCACAGCTCTTCGAATCCGAGGAGGCGGCGCAACGGATCACGTTGATGGTCGACGATCCGTCGCACCTCGACATCATCGACAGCGTCGCGCCCGCAGGCAGCCGCCCGGACATCCGGGTCGCGGTCGACGCCGACGCATCACTGCGATCCGTCGCGCTCGGCCACATCGGGGTGCGACGGTCTGCTCTGTTCACCGCGGGCGAGGTCGCCGCCTTCGCACGCAAGATCGTGCGCCGCCCCGGGTTCCGGCTCGTCGGACTTCAGATGTACGAGGCTCAGATCGCGGGCCAGGGAGACAACGCCGGAGCGGATGCGCCGGTAATCCGTCTCATGCAGGCGCGTTCCCGATCCGAGCTGCGTGAGCGTCGAGCCGCGATCGTCGGCGCCTTGTCAGAGGTCGCATCGCTCGAATTCCTCAACGGCGGCGGAACCGGTTCGCTCGAGTTCACCGGCAGCGACGAGTCGCTGACCGAGGCGAGCGCGGGCAGCGGACTGCTCGGCGGGCATCTCTTCGACGGCTATCGATCATTCCGCCCCGCACCGGCGTCCGCCTTCGCGTTCGACGTGGTGCGGCGCCCCGCGGCCGACATCGCAACCGTGCTCGGCGGCGGATGGATCGCTTCCGGTCCCGCTGTCGCGTCGCGGCAACCGCTGCCTGTCTGGCCGCAGGGGCTGCGCACGCTGTCCCGCGAGGCCGCGGGCGAGGTTCAGACACCGCTGCAGGGCCGCGAGGCCGAGCGGCTCGGAGTGGGCGACCGTGTCTGGTTCCGCCACGCGAAGAGCGGCGAGCCTGCCGAGCGCATCGACAGCTACCAGCTCGTCTCGGGCGATGAGATCGTCGACGAGCTTCCGACGTATCGCGGCGAGGGGAAGGCGTTCCTGTGA
- a CDS encoding D-arabinono-1,4-lactone oxidase, whose product MTRIGGSWQNWARSAQVTPLRVERPRTPEGVQRAVRAAVAQGLTVKAVGAGHSFTGIAVAPGVLLELDDMQGLVSADAATGRATLLAGTRLHRIPSLLAPFGLAMENLGDIDRQSISGAISTGTHGTGAGFGGLATQVVGATLVTAAGEFLRVDEGQNADLLPAIALGLGALGILVEVTLQCVPIFLMEAIDEPEPLDDVLEALHDRVEASDHFEFYWFPHTDIALTKRQTRVPESTRRQPLPVLGRWIDETVLSNGVYRAVCATGQAMPAITPPFNRLAVKLTGDRRYTELSHRVLTQSRTVRFREMEYAVPAENVVPAFRAVRDLIERRGWRIEFPIEVRFAAEDDRWLSTAYGRASGYIAVHRYWRADPSAYFEAVEQIMLEHGGRPHWGKLHTQTAEQLQERYPRFGDFTALRDRLDPERRFTNRYLDRVLGA is encoded by the coding sequence GTGACCCGGATCGGGGGCAGCTGGCAGAACTGGGCGAGGTCTGCGCAGGTCACACCGCTGCGCGTAGAGCGCCCGCGAACCCCTGAAGGCGTGCAGCGCGCGGTCCGCGCCGCGGTCGCGCAGGGGCTCACGGTGAAGGCGGTCGGCGCGGGACACAGCTTCACGGGCATCGCCGTCGCTCCCGGCGTGCTCCTGGAGCTCGACGACATGCAGGGCCTGGTGTCGGCGGACGCGGCCACCGGACGAGCGACGCTGCTCGCGGGCACACGACTGCACCGCATCCCGTCGCTCCTCGCACCGTTCGGCCTCGCGATGGAGAACCTCGGCGACATCGACCGGCAATCCATCTCGGGTGCGATCTCGACGGGGACGCACGGTACCGGCGCCGGCTTCGGCGGCCTTGCGACGCAGGTCGTCGGCGCGACGCTGGTGACCGCCGCAGGGGAGTTCCTCCGGGTGGACGAGGGACAGAACGCAGACCTGCTCCCCGCTATCGCGCTGGGTCTGGGCGCGCTCGGCATCCTGGTCGAGGTGACGCTGCAGTGCGTGCCGATCTTCCTCATGGAGGCGATCGATGAGCCGGAACCGCTCGACGACGTTCTCGAGGCCCTGCACGACAGGGTCGAGGCATCGGACCACTTCGAGTTCTACTGGTTTCCGCACACCGACATCGCCCTGACCAAGAGACAGACGAGGGTGCCGGAGTCGACGAGGCGGCAGCCGCTTCCCGTCCTGGGGCGCTGGATCGACGAGACGGTGCTCTCGAACGGCGTGTACCGAGCGGTGTGCGCGACGGGACAGGCGATGCCGGCCATCACCCCGCCCTTCAACAGGCTTGCGGTGAAGCTCACGGGCGACCGGCGGTACACAGAGCTCTCGCATCGAGTCCTGACCCAGAGCCGTACTGTCAGGTTCCGTGAGATGGAATATGCGGTGCCCGCCGAGAACGTGGTGCCGGCGTTCCGCGCGGTCCGCGACCTCATCGAGCGACGCGGGTGGCGCATCGAGTTCCCGATCGAGGTGCGCTTCGCGGCGGAGGACGACAGGTGGCTGTCGACGGCATACGGCAGGGCGAGCGGATACATCGCGGTCCACCGCTACTGGCGCGCCGACCCGTCCGCCTACTTCGAGGCCGTGGAGCAGATCATGCTCGAGCACGGCGGGCGCCCGCACTGGGGCAAACTGCACACGCAGACAGCCGAGCAGCTGCAGGAGCGCTATCCCCGTTTCGGCGATTTCACCGCGCTGCGCGACCGGCTCGACCCCGAGCGTCGGTTCACCAATCGGTACCTCGATCGGGTTCTCGGCGCATGA
- a CDS encoding DedA family protein, producing the protein MSTASMTAAPSASDHGFSGLTGFAADVLTQLGDIGVGVLVFFEVLVPPIPSEVILPFAGYLSQSGELTLGWLIVWSTLASWIGALLLYWLGAAIGIDRAVRLLSATKLVSRADLDRGVHWFRRSGGWTVLVGRMVPGVRSLISIPAGATRMNLTRFSVYTIVGSGLWNTLLIGVGALLGTQHEQLEHLLGYLDYAVYSALAIALAVLIVRRVREARGSKARSTRPPDLADRLVED; encoded by the coding sequence ATGAGCACCGCCAGCATGACCGCCGCCCCGTCGGCGTCGGATCACGGGTTCTCCGGCCTCACCGGATTCGCCGCTGACGTTCTCACCCAGCTCGGCGACATCGGGGTGGGTGTGCTGGTGTTCTTCGAGGTGCTCGTCCCGCCCATTCCCAGCGAGGTGATCCTGCCCTTCGCGGGGTATCTGAGCCAGAGCGGCGAGCTCACCCTCGGATGGCTGATCGTCTGGAGCACTCTGGCGTCGTGGATCGGCGCACTCCTGCTCTATTGGCTCGGTGCGGCGATCGGCATCGATCGGGCGGTACGGCTCCTCTCCGCCACCAAGCTGGTCAGCCGTGCGGACCTGGATCGCGGAGTGCACTGGTTCCGGCGAAGCGGCGGGTGGACGGTGCTCGTCGGCCGGATGGTTCCCGGCGTGCGCAGCCTCATCTCGATTCCCGCGGGCGCGACTCGCATGAACCTGACCCGCTTCAGCGTGTACACGATCGTGGGCAGCGGCCTGTGGAACACGCTGCTCATCGGGGTCGGTGCGCTGCTCGGCACTCAGCACGAACAGCTGGAGCACCTGCTCGGCTACCTCGACTACGCCGTGTACTCCGCGCTCGCCATCGCGCTCGCCGTGCTCATCGTCCGACGCGTCCGTGAGGCACGTGGGTCGAAGGCGCGGAGCACGCGTCCACCCGATCTCGCGGACCGGCTCGTGGAGGACTGA